The following coding sequences are from one Kosakonia sp. H02 window:
- the apaH gene encoding bis(5'-nucleosyl)-tetraphosphatase (symmetrical) ApaH, translated as MSTYLIGDVHGCFDELIALLKQVEFSPEQDTLWLTGDLVARGPGSLDVLRYVKSLGDSVRIVLGNHDLHLLAVFAGISRNKPKDRLNLLLEAPDADELINWLRRQPLLQIDEEKKLVMAHAGITPQWDIDTAKSCARDAEAVLASDSYPLFLDAMYGDLPNHWSPELSGLARLRFITNAFTRMRYCFPNGQLDMYCKDIPQNAPAPLKPWFAIPGPVAQEYSIVFGHWASLEGTGTPEGIYGLDTGCCWGGDLTCLRWEDKKYFTQPSNRQMDLGDDEAIAS; from the coding sequence ATGTCTACATACCTTATTGGCGATGTTCACGGTTGCTTTGATGAACTGATCGCGCTGTTAAAACAGGTCGAATTTTCGCCGGAACAAGACACTTTATGGCTGACAGGCGACCTCGTTGCCCGTGGGCCAGGCTCGCTGGATGTACTGCGTTACGTCAAATCCCTTGGCGATAGCGTGCGCATCGTGCTGGGCAACCATGACTTACACCTGCTGGCCGTGTTTGCGGGTATCAGCCGTAATAAACCTAAAGATCGCCTTAACCTGCTGCTTGAAGCGCCCGACGCCGATGAGCTGATCAACTGGCTACGCCGCCAGCCGCTGTTGCAAATCGACGAAGAGAAAAAGCTGGTGATGGCTCACGCCGGGATCACGCCGCAGTGGGATATCGACACCGCAAAAAGCTGCGCCCGCGATGCCGAAGCCGTGCTGGCGAGCGATTCGTATCCTTTATTTCTTGATGCGATGTATGGCGATCTGCCAAATCACTGGTCGCCGGAATTAAGCGGTCTTGCGCGCCTGCGTTTTATCACTAACGCGTTTACGCGCATGCGCTACTGCTTCCCGAACGGGCAGCTTGATATGTACTGCAAAGACATCCCGCAGAACGCCCCCGCGCCGCTCAAACCCTGGTTCGCGATCCCGGGGCCGGTGGCGCAGGAGTACAGCATCGTCTTTGGTCACTGGGCTTCGCTGGAAGGCACCGGGACGCCGGAAGGGATTTACGGGCTGGATACCGGATGCTGCTGGGGCGGCGATCTGACCTGCCTGCGCTGGGAAGATAAAAAATACTTCACGCAGCCGTCGAACCGCCAGATGGATTTGGGTGATGACGAGGCGATCGCCTCTTAG
- the folA gene encoding type 3 dihydrofolate reductase produces MISLIAALAVDRVIGMENAMPWHLPADLAWFKRSTLNKPVVMGRLTWESIGRPLPGRKNIVISSQPGSDDRVQWVKSVDEAIAQCGDAEEIMVIGGGRVYEQFLPKAQRLYLTHIDAEVEGDTHFPDYDPDEWESVFSEFHDADEQNSHSYCFEILNRR; encoded by the coding sequence ATGATCAGTCTGATTGCGGCGTTAGCAGTGGATCGCGTCATCGGTATGGAAAACGCCATGCCGTGGCATCTCCCTGCCGATCTCGCCTGGTTTAAGCGCTCCACCTTAAACAAACCTGTTGTGATGGGCCGCCTGACGTGGGAATCCATCGGTCGCCCGCTGCCGGGGCGTAAAAATATCGTCATCAGTAGCCAGCCGGGCAGTGACGATCGCGTGCAGTGGGTGAAATCCGTGGATGAAGCCATCGCGCAATGCGGCGACGCGGAAGAGATCATGGTGATCGGCGGCGGTCGCGTTTACGAGCAGTTCCTGCCGAAAGCGCAGCGTCTCTATCTGACGCATATTGATGCGGAAGTGGAAGGCGATACCCATTTCCCGGACTACGATCCGGATGAGTGGGAATCGGTATTTAGCGAATTCCACGACGCTGACGAGCAGAACTCGCACAGCTACTGCTTCGAAATTCTGAATCGCAGATAA